The following proteins come from a genomic window of Rissa tridactyla isolate bRisTri1 chromosome 25, bRisTri1.patW.cur.20221130, whole genome shotgun sequence:
- the LOC128901459 gene encoding olfactory receptor 14C36-like codes for MSNSSSITEFLLLAFAESRELQLLHFWLFLAIYLAALLGNILITTAVACDHRLHTPMYFFLLNLSVLDIGSISTTVPQSMANSLWDTKAISYSGCAAQVFFLFFFFGAEYSLLTVMAYDRYVAICRPLRYGTLLGSRACVHMAAAAWGSGLLHALLHTASTFSLPLCQGNAINQFFCEISQILKLSCSDDYLRESGLLVFSLAFAFGCFVFIVLSYVQIFRAVLRIPSEQGRHKAFSMCLPHLAVVSLFISSCMIAYLKPPSVSSPALDLVVAVLYSVVPAAVNPLIYSMRNQELKDALSKLIQWVHLQQQ; via the coding sequence atgtccaacagcagctccatcacggAGTTCCTTCTCTTGGCATTCGCAGAgtcgcgggagctgcagctcttgcacttctggctcttcctggccatttacctggctgccctcctgggcaacatCCTCATCACCACAGCTGTAGCCTgcgaccaccgcctccacactcccatgtacttcttcctcctcaacctctctgttcttgataTCGGCTCTATCTCCACCACAGTCCCTCAatccatggccaactccctctgggacaccaagGCAATCTCCTACtcaggatgtgctgcccaggtcttcttTCTATTCTTCTTTTTTGGTGCAGAGTATTCCCTTCtcactgtcatggcctatgaccgctacgttgccatctgcagaCCCCTGcgctacgggaccctcctgggcagcagagcttgtgtccacatggcagcagctgcctggggcagtggtttGCTCCacgctctgctgcacacggccagtacattttccctacccctctgccaaggcaatgccatAAACCAGTTCTTCTGCGAAATatcccagatcctcaagctctcctgttcaGATGACTACCTGAGGGAATCTGGGCTTCTTGTGTTTagtcttgcctttgcttttggatgttttgttttcattgtgctgtcctacgtgcagatcttcagggccgtgctgaggatcccctctgagcagggacggcacaaagccttttccatgtgcctccctcacctggccgtcgtctccctgttcaTTAGCAGTTGTATgattgcctacctgaagcccccctccgtctcttccccagctctggaCCTGGTGGTGGCAGTTCTCTACTCGGTGGTGCCtgcagcagtgaaccccctcatctacagcatgaggaaccaggagctgaaGGATGCCCTGAGCAAACTGATTCAATGGGTTCACCTTCAGCAGCAGTAA
- the LOC128901376 gene encoding olfactory receptor 14I1-like has protein sequence MSNNSSITQFLLLPLADTWELQLLHFWLFLAIYLAALLGNSLMVSAVACDHHLHNPMYFFLFNLSLLDLGSSSTTVPKSMANSLWDVRDISYYGCVAQAFCFLFLAGGEYFLLTVMAYDRYVAICKPLNYRTPPSTSSRSLDLLMAVLYSLLPPALNPLIYSMRNQELKDTLKKLVQKQE, from the exons ATGTCCAACAACAGCTCCATCAcacagttcctcctcctgccattggcagacacatgggagctgcagctcttgcacttctggctcttcctggccatctacctggctgccctcctgggcaacagCCTCATGGTCAGTGCtgtagcctgtgaccaccacctccacaaccccatgtacttcttcctgttcaacctctccctcctcgaccttgGGTCCagctccaccactgtccccaaatccatggccaattccctctgggacgtCAGGGATATTTCCTACTATGGATGTGTTGCACAggccttttgctttctcttcttggctggaggggaatattttcttctcaccgtcatggcctatgaccgctacgttgccatctgcaaacccctgaattacaggacc cccccctccaccTCGTCCCGGTCACTGGATCTGTTGATGGCTGTTCTGTACTCACTGCTGCCCCCGGCattgaaccccctcatctacagcatgaggaaccaggagctcaaagACACACTGAAGAAACTGGTTCAGAAGCAGGAATAA
- the LOC128901410 gene encoding guanylate-binding protein 1-like, with translation MASEIHMPEPVCLIENTRMKGLVVQQEALQVLSGITQPVVVVAITGLYRTGKSYLMNRLACQRKGFSLGSGVQSHTRGIWMWCVPHPCKPGHTLVLLDTEGLGDVEKGDMKNDMWIFVLTVLLSSTLIYNSKGTIDQQAVDQLHYVMKLTEQVKLKAAPEQSEDELEDSENVAPIFPTFVWTVRDFTLQLEVDGKEISEDEYLENALKLKAGSSPETQRYNQPRECICQFFRDRKCFVFYQPAHRRDLVRLEELQDDEIDCEFRQQVEKFCSHIWEKSPPKTIPCGRTITGTLLGKLAESYVETIRSGAVPCLESAVLALAKTVNAAAVKEAVTLYQDLMERRVKLPTETVQELLDLHTQCERETLELFQKQAFQEEICSFLADLTCQVEAIKDKFCRDNEQASREKCEAALRDLFQDLDRKITDGVYNVPGGHQLFEGDQQALLEKYGELPGKGVMADAVLQEFLQRREALDKNILNIDLALEKKDKELKDVQQQYERAQQEWDARWKQEAEDKQKLQDKLHSTEEEVARLRKKLEDQPKKRREEHPKTSKRKSKEESGCSSGDFGGKGGPFGLGPGPFGGKGGPFELCLQLFGGKGGPSGPGSGHFGGFGQEQGYGNNNYNWREFFRQLLMFLFYVIMGFRWR, from the exons ATGGCATCTGAAATCCACATGCCGGAGCCCGTGTGCCTCATTGAGAACACGCGGATGAAGGGGCTGGTGGTCCAGCAGGAGGCCCTGCAGGTGCTGTCAGGGATCACCCAgcccgtggtggtggtggccatcaCAGGGCTGTACCGCACTGGCAAGTCCTACCTCATGAACAGGCTGGCTTGTCAGAGGAAAG GTTTCTCCTTGGGCAGTGGTGTGCAGTCCCACACCAGAGGTATCTGGATGTGGTGTGTACCTCACCCGTGCAAGCCTGGACACACTCTGGTGCTGCTGGACACGGAAGGGCTGGGCGACGTGGAGAAG GGTGACATGAAGAACGACATGTGGATCTTTGTGCTGAccgtgctgctctccagcaccCTGATCTACAACAGCAAAGGCACCATTGACCAGCAAGCCGTGGACCAGCTGCA CTATGTGATGAAGCTGACTGAGCAGGTCAAGTTGAAAGCAGCACCCGAGCAGAGCGAAGATGAACTGGAGGATTCAGAAAACGTTGCCCCCATCTTCCCGACTTTTGTGTGGACGGTCCGGGACTTCACACTGCAGCTGGAGGTGGATGGGAAGGAAATCTCTGAGGACGAATACTTGGAGAATGCACTCAAGTTAAAGGCTG GTAGCAGCCCAGAGACCCAACGCTACAACCAGCCCCGGGAATGCATCTGCCAGTTCTTTCGGGATCGCAAGTGCTTTGTTTTTTACCAGCCGGCCCACAGGAGGGACCTGGTTCGCTTGGAGGAGCTTCAGGACGATGAGATCGATTGTGAATTCCGGCAGCAGGTGGAGAAATTCTGCAGCCACATCTGGGAAAAGTCTCCGCCTAAGACCATCCCTTGTGGCCGCACCATAACAGGGACCC tgctggggaaACTGGCAGAGAGCTACGTGGAGACCATCCGGAGCGGGGCAGTGCCGTGCCTGGAGAGCGCGGTGCTCGCCCTGGCAAAGACTGTAAATGCAGCGGCAGTGAAAGAGGCTGTGACGTTGTACCAGGACCTGATGGAGCGGCGGGTGAAGCTGCCGACGGAGACGGTTCAGGAGCTACTGGATCTGCACACCCAGTGCGAGCGGGAGACGCTGGAGCTGTTCCAGAAACAGGCGTTCCAGGAGGAGATCTGCTCTTTCCTGGCAGATCTTACA TGCCAGGTGGAGGCAATCAAGGACAAGTTCTGCAGGGACAACGAGCAGGCGTCCCGTGAGAAGTGCGAGGCCGCGCTCAGGGACCTCTTCCAGGACTTGGACAGAAAAATCACTGATGGTGTCTACAATGTGCCGGGGGGTCACCAGCTGTTCGAAGGAGACCAGCAGGCGCTGTTGGAGAAATATGGGGAACTGCCTGGCAAGGGGGTGATG GCTGATGCCGTCCTGCAGGAGTTCCTCCAACGCAGAGAGGCTCTGGACAAGAACATCCTCAACATAGACCTCGCCCTGGAAAAGAAGGACAAGGAGCTGAAAG ATGTGCAACAGCAGTATGAGAGAGCTCAGCAGGAGTGGGATGCCCGGTGGAAGCAGGAGGCTGAAGacaagcagaagctgcaggacaagTTGCACAGCACCGAAGAAGAGGTGGCTCGTCTGAGAAAGAAGCTGGAGGATCAGCCTAAGAAGCGGCGGGAGGAGCACCCGAAGACCAGCAAACGTAAATCGAAG GAAGAGAGCGGCTGTTCCAGTGGTGACTTCGGTGGTAAAGGAGGCCCCTTTGGACTGGGTCCGGGACCCTTTGGTGGTAAAGGAGGCCCGTTTGAACTGTGTCTGCAACTCTTTGGTGGTAAAGGAGGCCCCTCTGGACCGGGTTCGGGACACTTTGGCGGCTTTGGACAGGAGCAGGGATATGGCAATAATAACTACAACTGGAGGGAATTCTTCAGGCAACTattgatgtttttgttttatgtgaTTATGGGATTCCGCTGGAGGTAA
- the LOC128901409 gene encoding guanylate-binding protein 1-like, translating into MASEIHMPEPVCLIENTRMKGLVVQQEALQVLSGITQPVVVVAITGLYRTGKSYLMNRLACQRKGFSLGSGVQSHTRGIWMWCVPHPCKPGHTLVLLDTEGLGDVEKGDMKNDMWIFVLTVLLSSTLIYNSKGTIDQQAVDQLHYVMKLTEQVKLKAAPEQSEDELEDSENVAPIFPTFVWTVRDFTLQLEVDGKEISEDEYLENALKLKAGSSPETQRYNQPRECICQFFRDRKCFVFYQPAHRRDLVRLEELLDDEIDCEFRQQVEKFCSHIWEKSPPKTIPCGRTITGTLLGKLAESYVETIRSGAVPCLESAVLALAKTVNAAAVKEAVTLYQDLMERRVKLPTETVQELLDLHTQCERETLELFQKQAFQEEICSFLADLTCQVEAIKDKFCRDNEQASREKCEAALRDLFQDLDRKITDGAYNVPGGHQLFEGDQQALLEKYGELPGKGVMADAVLQEFLQRREALDKNILNIDLALEKKDKELKDVQQQYERAQQEWDARWKEEAEDKQKLQDKLHSTEEEVARLRKKLEDQPKKRREEHPKTSKRKSKEESGCSSGDFGGKGGPFGPGPGPFGGKGGPFGPGPGPFGGTGGGFGGSGGPFGPGPGPFGGIGGGFGQNQGYGNNTFNWKELVLPVASLLACVAIAVLRMKL; encoded by the exons ATGGCATCTGAAATCCACATGCCGGAGCCCGTGTGCCTCATTGAGAACACGCGGATGAAGGGGCTGGTGGTCCAGCAGGAGGCCCTGCAGGTGCTGTCAGGGATCACCCAgcccgtggtggtggtggccatcaCAGGGCTGTACCGCACTGGCAAGTCCTACCTCATGAACAGGCTGGCTTGTCAGAGGAAAG GTTTCTCCTTGGGCAGTGGTGTGCAGTCCCACACCAGAGGTATCTGGATGTGGTGTGTACCTCACCCGTGCAAGCCTGGACACACTCTGGTGCTGCTGGACACGGAAGGGCTGGGCGACGTGGAGAAG GGTGACATGAAGAACGACATGTGGATCTTTGTGCTGAccgtgctgctctccagcaccCTGATCTACAACAGCAAAGGCACCATTGACCAGCAAGCCGTGGACCAGCTGCA CTATGTGATGAAGCTGACTGAGCAGGTCAAGTTGAAAGCAGCACCCGAGCAGAGCGAAGATGAACTGGAGGATTCAGAAAACGTTGCCCCCATCTTCCCGACTTTTGTGTGGACGGTCCGGGACTTCACACTGCAGCTGGAGGTGGATGGGAAGGAAATCTCTGAGGACGAATACTTGGAGAATGCACTCAAGTTAAAGGCTG GTAGCAGCCCAGAGACCCAACGCTACAACCAGCCCCGGGAATGCATCTGCCAGTTCTTTCGGGATCGCAAGTGCTTTGTTTTTTACCAGCCGGCCCACAGGAGGGACCTGGTTCGCCTGGAGGAGCTTCTGGATGATGAGATCGATTGTGAATTCCGGCAGCAGGTGGAGAAATTCTGCAGCCACATCTGGGAAAAGTCTCCGCCTAAGACCATCCCTTGTGGCCGCACCATAACAGGGACCC tgctggggaaACTGGCAGAGAGCTACGTGGAGACCATCCGGAGCGGGGCAGTGCCGTGCCTGGAGAGCGCGGTGCTCGCCCTGGCAAAGACTGTAAATGCAGCGGCAGTGAAAGAAGCTGTGACATTGTACCAGGACCTGATGGAGCGGCGGGTGAAGCTGCCGACGGAGACGGTTCAGGAGCTACTGGATCTGCACACCCAGTGCGAGCGGGAGACGCTGGAGCTGTTCCAGAAACAGGCGTTCCAGGAGGAGATCTGCTCTTTCCTGGCAGATCTTACA TGCCAGGTGGAGGCAATCAAGGACAAGTTCTGCAGGGACAACGAGCAGGCGTCCCGTGAGAAGTGCGAGGCCGCGCTCAGGGACCTCTTCCAGGACTTGGACAGAAAAATCACCGATGGTGCCTACAATGTGCCGGGGGGTCACCAGCTGTTCGAAGGAGACCAGCAGGCGCTGTTGGAGAAATATGGGGAACTGCCTGGCAAGGGGGTGATG GCTGATGCCGTCCTGCAGGAGTTCCTCCAACGCAGAGAGGCTCTGGACAAGAACATCCTCAACATAGACCTCGCCCTGGAAAAGAAGGACAAGGAGCTGAAAG ATGTGCAACAGCAGTATGAGAGAGCTCAGCAGGAGTGGGATGCCCGGTGGAAGGAGGAGGCTGAAGacaagcagaagctgcaggacaagTTGCACAGCACCGAAGAAGAGGTGGCTCGTCTGAGAAAGAAGCTGGAGGATCAGCCTAAGAAGCGGCGGGAGGAGCACCCGAAGACCAGCAAACGTAAATCGAAG GAAGAGAGCGGCTGTTCCAGTGGTGACTTCGGTGGTAAAGGAGGCCCCTTTGGACCGGGTCCGGGACCCTTTGGTGGTAAAGGAGGCCCCTTTGGACCGGGTCCGGGACCCTTTGGTGGTACAGGCGGTGGCTTCGGTGGGAGTGGTGGCCCCTTTGGACCCGGTCCGGGACCCTTTGGTGGTATAGGCGGTGGCTTTGGACAGAACCAGGGATATGGCAATAATACCTTCAACTGGAAGGAGTTAGTGTTACCAGTAGCGTCACTTTTGGCTTGTGTGGCAATTGCGGTATTACGCATGAAGTTATga